The region TATGCTGAGTGCGACATGCGATAGATTTATTGGCTCAGCTCGTGACCTACCGAAATCCTGTTCCCACCGTTGATATCATTATTGAGTTAGTAGACCGACCCCATCGACCGATTATTTTGATCGAACGCAAAAACCCTCCCTTAGGTTGGGCGATTCCGGGTGGATTTGTGGATTATGGGGAGTTGGTGGAAACGGCGGCGGTGCGAGAAGCTCAGGAAGAAATTGGTTTGGCAGTTGAGCTGATTGAGCAGTTTCATGTGTATTCAGACCCCAACCGCGACCCCCGGCAACATACTTTAAGTGTTGTGTTTATTGCAACTGGAAAAGGGGAGCCTCTAGCGGCTGATGATGCTAAAAATTTAGGGATTTTTCACGCTTGGGATACTCCTAGTAATCTGTGTTTTGACCATAACAAAATTCTTCGGGATTACTGGCATTATCGGCATTATGGGGTACGTCCCCGATTGTCCATCTAGATAAGAGTCCAGAATAGGGGCTTTGGAGCCGGCAAGCCCTACAGGTGTTAGAAGAAAGTTATTTTTATCAACTACCTCCTACCTAAAAACCCCATCTATCGAACTCAGGTTCAAGCCATGAGCTTTAGGAGCAAGCTCACACCTTACCTCCACGGAATGTCGCGCTTTTCCCAGGAAAATTTAGCATCAATCTATTAAGAATTTATTGCATTAACGGTACAATACTCAAGTCAAGTCGTTGACTTGAGTCCATTCATTCATCGAGAACGTTACGAGGAGAAAGCGATCGCGAATGAACGTTACTAGACGCAGTGTAGTTGCCCTCTTCTCTGGCTTGGCACTCTTGAGTGCGGTTGGATGTTCCTCTGAGGCACCCAAAGCAGACGGGGAGGCAAAGAAAGCAACGGGGAATAACGCCAATGCAGGCGAAATTAACCTGTACTCATCCCGTCACTACGATACCGATAATGCGCTGTACCAAAACTTCACCAAACAGACGGGTATCAAGGTAAATCTGATTGAAGGCAAAGCCGACGAACTGATTGAACGAATCAAGAGTGAAGGGGCAAATAGCCCAGCGGATGTATTGATTACTGTTGATGCAGGTGGGTTCTGGCGAGCACAAAAGGAAGGGGCTTTACAACCGATTTCCTCCACCAAACTAGAGTCGGCGGTTCCCGAAAATCTGCGTAGTCCCGAAGGATACTGGTTTGGCTTGGCAAAGCGGGCGCGTGTAATTGTTTATAACAAAGATAAAGTAAAACCCGACCAACTATCGACCTATGATGCCTTAGCCCAGCCCGAATGGAAAGGGCGGGTTTGTGTCCGCAGTTCCGAGAATATTTATAATCAGTCTCTCGTCGCCTCCAAAATTGAAAGCAAGGGTGTTGAAAAGACTGAGGAATGGGCAAAAAGCTTAGTGCGTAATTTTGCCCGTCCACCGGAAGGCAATGATACAGCACAAATCAAAGCGGTGGCAGCTGGTCAATGTGATGTTGCGATCGTGAATCATTACTATGTCGGGCGACTAAAGGATTCAAAAGACGCCCAAGAGCAAAAAACGGCTTCCCAAGTTGCGGTTTTCTTCCCGAATCAAAACGAGGGCGGCACTCATATTAATATTAGTGGGGCTGGTGTTGCTGCTAAAGCTCCCCATAAGGAAAATGCCATCAAATTTGTTGAGTACTTAGCGACTCCAGAGGCACAGGAAATCTTTGCTAATGGTAGTTACGAATATCCCGTGGTTTCAGGCTTAAAGCCGAATCCTACGGTT is a window of Microcoleus sp. AS-A8 DNA encoding:
- a CDS encoding NUDIX hydrolase, with the translated sequence MTYRNPVPTVDIIIELVDRPHRPIILIERKNPPLGWAIPGGFVDYGELVETAAVREAQEEIGLAVELIEQFHVYSDPNRDPRQHTLSVVFIATGKGEPLAADDAKNLGIFHAWDTPSNLCFDHNKILRDYWHYRHYGVRPRLSI
- a CDS encoding Fe(3+) ABC transporter substrate-binding protein, whose amino-acid sequence is MNVTRRSVVALFSGLALLSAVGCSSEAPKADGEAKKATGNNANAGEINLYSSRHYDTDNALYQNFTKQTGIKVNLIEGKADELIERIKSEGANSPADVLITVDAGGFWRAQKEGALQPISSTKLESAVPENLRSPEGYWFGLAKRARVIVYNKDKVKPDQLSTYDALAQPEWKGRVCVRSSENIYNQSLVASKIESKGVEKTEEWAKSLVRNFARPPEGNDTAQIKAVAAGQCDVAIVNHYYVGRLKDSKDAQEQKTASQVAVFFPNQNEGGTHINISGAGVAAKAPHKENAIKFVEYLATPEAQEIFANGSYEYPVVSGLKPNPTVASFGNFKESNLKVVAYGEKNPEAVKVMDRAGWK